One window of Anaerolineae bacterium genomic DNA carries:
- a CDS encoding tRNA dimethylallyltransferase, which yields MATDSVRKLVIIVGPTGVGKTECAYHLAKALDGEIVSIDSRYLYRGMDIGTAKPSLQMRETVRHHLVDVADPDEDWSLVLFQKKVAEALEEIYNRRKLPIFVGGTGQYYRAILEGWQPPPVTPNPRLRTILERWLTELEPQDRNRYLSLLDPEAAIKIDPRNVRRMVRAFEVIYSSGIPFSRQRKGNPLSYPAFVIGLTLSREVLYKRCDQRIQRMFEEGWIEEVKSLLDKGYNPDLPSFSAIGYREIAAYLQGLRTLDEVVVEIKRRTRTLIRRQANWFRADDPRIHWFQVSESVVSEILLAVQQWLAHLQAQVEMQ from the coding sequence ATGGCAACTGATTCCGTTCGTAAACTGGTTATCATTGTCGGTCCAACTGGTGTGGGAAAAACCGAGTGTGCTTATCACCTGGCAAAGGCTCTGGATGGTGAGATTGTGTCGATCGACTCTCGTTACCTGTACCGTGGAATGGATATCGGCACTGCCAAACCGAGTTTACAGATGAGAGAAACAGTGCGCCATCATCTGGTGGACGTCGCTGACCCTGATGAGGACTGGAGTTTGGTTCTCTTCCAGAAAAAAGTTGCTGAAGCTCTTGAAGAGATATACAACAGAAGAAAATTACCGATATTTGTTGGTGGTACCGGTCAATATTATCGAGCTATCCTGGAGGGTTGGCAACCACCTCCCGTAACTCCCAATCCCAGGTTGAGAACTATACTCGAACGCTGGCTGACTGAACTTGAGCCGCAGGACAGAAATCGTTATTTATCTTTGCTTGACCCCGAGGCAGCAATAAAGATTGATCCGCGCAATGTGCGACGGATGGTAAGAGCATTCGAAGTGATTTATTCCAGCGGTATTCCGTTCTCCCGACAGCGGAAAGGAAATCCGCTCTCCTATCCGGCTTTTGTCATCGGACTAACCTTATCGAGGGAAGTATTATACAAAAGATGTGATCAGCGAATTCAACGCATGTTTGAAGAAGGTTGGATTGAAGAAGTAAAGTCTCTCTTAGACAAAGGATACAATCCTGATCTGCCATCATTCAGCGCAATCGGCTATCGGGAGATCGCTGCTTATCTTCAGGGATTACGCACTCTGGACGAGGTCGTGGTTGAAATTAAGCGCCGCACACGAACACTGATCCGACGTCAAGCCAATTGGTTTCGTGCCGATGACCCTCGAATTCACTGGTTTCAGGTCTCCGAATCGGTTGTGTCGGAGATTTTGTTAGCAGTCCAGCAGTGGTTAGCTCACCTCCAGGCGCAGGTGGAGATGCAATGA
- a CDS encoding Glycosyltransferase encodes MLADVYKPHISGITNYIELNKKWLESKGHDVYVFTFGGENYQDDEKNVIRSPGLPLLDTGYYLGFRYSSEAMRLLRLMDVVHVHHPFLSGSLSLRYCRPRGIPIVFTNHTRYDLYARAYLPVLGELVGDQAIEAYLPVFCQAVDVVISPSNGMRDVLRKFGVTVDIQVVPNGVDLTAFRQPIVAAEREEFGFNEQNIIFIYVGRLGPEKNLPFLIRCFAGVVQAFDQARLLLVGDGPERKTLQEMVEQSAIAGFVRFTGMVPYQRVCQYLKMADVFATASVTEVHPLSVIEAMAAGLPVLGIHSPGISDSVQDGVSGFLVGEEDMAAYTAKMARLISNKEERLKMGENAQRESERFSIDQTGSKMIEIYQKAIEGKAQKRRSLSVRFRRLLDRVG; translated from the coding sequence ATGCTGGCAGATGTTTATAAGCCTCATATTAGCGGGATCACCAATTACATTGAGTTGAATAAGAAATGGCTGGAGTCGAAGGGGCATGATGTTTATGTGTTTACTTTTGGGGGTGAAAATTATCAGGATGATGAAAAAAATGTGATCCGTTCCCCAGGTTTACCCCTGTTAGATACCGGTTATTATCTGGGTTTTCGGTACAGTAGTGAAGCCATGCGGCTATTGCGGTTGATGGATGTGGTTCATGTCCATCATCCCTTTCTTAGCGGATCACTCTCTTTGAGATATTGCCGTCCACGTGGTATCCCGATTGTTTTCACCAATCACACCCGATATGATCTCTATGCAAGGGCCTATTTGCCTGTTTTGGGCGAACTGGTTGGTGATCAGGCTATCGAAGCCTATTTGCCTGTGTTCTGTCAGGCGGTTGATGTCGTTATTTCGCCTTCGAATGGAATGCGAGATGTCTTAAGAAAATTTGGAGTCACGGTTGATATTCAAGTTGTGCCAAATGGTGTGGACTTGACAGCATTCAGACAGCCAATTGTGGCGGCAGAACGAGAAGAATTTGGATTTAACGAGCAAAATATTATTTTTATCTATGTTGGACGGTTGGGTCCTGAAAAGAATCTTCCCTTTCTGATACGTTGTTTTGCGGGAGTTGTTCAAGCCTTTGACCAGGCTCGTTTATTGTTAGTTGGCGACGGACCTGAAAGAAAAACACTTCAAGAAATGGTTGAACAAAGTGCAATTGCTGGTTTTGTGCGATTTACTGGCATGGTGCCTTATCAAAGGGTATGTCAATATCTTAAGATGGCGGATGTATTTGCAACAGCATCAGTCACCGAGGTTCATCCGCTATCGGTAATTGAAGCAATGGCTGCCGGTTTGCCGGTCTTGGGAATCCATTCTCCGGGCATTAGTGACTCGGTTCAGGATGGTGTGAGTGGTTTTCTGGTTGGTGAAGAAGATATGGCAGCCTATACAGCAAAGATGGCACGGCTCATTTCCAACAAAGAAGAGCGCTTGAAAATGGGCGAGAATGCCCAACGCGAGTCGGAACGCTTCTCGATTGACCAGACTGGCTCAAAGATGATTGAAATTTATCAAAAAGCCATCGAAGGAAAAGCGCAAAAACGACGAAGCCTGTCGGTGCGCTTCCGTCGCTTACTCGATCGGGTTGGATGA
- a CDS encoding Cyclase has translation MVHRERIAENVYSFQSDLYAQVTCGAIIGPNWAVMIDTLAVPEETLEVRDFIEQELNVPIRYVINTHYHADHTWGNCFFQGATIIAHKLCREHLESKGIPALKVAQEQHSVYQSIRIVLPHITFEQGKMTLRVGKKTLTIFGLPGHSKDNLGVLVEEDKVLFASDAGMALPYIVDGDFDDMVNSLKLMGKMGLENIIQGHGDIVLRGEIDNFIKENLAYLSAIKKAVRKAATRKYPMDLLQSISVEECGKSRVLIGGLAEELHRKNLIALFRQLYGKLPERSPQDEYDYYEEDTEEEEE, from the coding sequence ATGGTTCATAGAGAACGCATTGCTGAAAATGTTTATTCCTTTCAAAGCGATTTATACGCTCAGGTTACTTGCGGGGCAATAATCGGCCCGAACTGGGCTGTCATGATCGATACTTTGGCTGTGCCGGAGGAAACGCTTGAAGTTAGAGATTTTATTGAACAAGAACTAAATGTGCCGATTCGATACGTCATTAACACCCACTATCATGCCGATCATACCTGGGGGAATTGCTTTTTTCAAGGGGCGACGATCATTGCTCATAAGCTGTGTCGTGAGCATTTAGAGAGTAAAGGAATCCCAGCCCTGAAAGTGGCGCAGGAACAACATTCGGTCTATCAATCGATTCGCATTGTGCTGCCGCATATTACGTTTGAACAAGGCAAGATGACTCTCAGGGTCGGGAAGAAGACCCTGACGATCTTTGGATTACCCGGACATAGCAAAGATAATTTAGGAGTTTTAGTGGAAGAAGATAAAGTGCTTTTTGCCAGTGATGCTGGTATGGCACTGCCATATATCGTGGATGGCGATTTTGATGATATGGTGAACAGCCTGAAGTTAATGGGTAAGATGGGGTTGGAAAATATTATTCAAGGACATGGAGATATCGTCTTAAGGGGTGAAATCGATAATTTCATCAAGGAGAATCTGGCTTATCTTTCGGCAATCAAAAAGGCGGTTCGGAAAGCAGCTACCCGGAAATACCCCATGGATCTGTTACAGTCCATTAGTGTCGAGGAATGTGGTAAGAGCCGCGTCTTGATTGGCGGTTTAGCTGAAGAATTGCACCGGAAGAATTTGATTGCATTATTTAGGCAGCTTTATGGGAAACTGCCGGAAAGATCTCCTCAAGATGAATATGACTACTACGAGGAAGACACAGAAGAAGAGGAAGAGTGA
- a CDS encoding Acyl-phosphate:glycerol-3-phosphate O-acyltransferase PlsY: MIVKILLLSLIAYLLGSIPVGLILVKLSTGKDLRQIESGRTGGTNAGRAAGFWVGFLTALLDGLKAAIAVWLTRALLPNLTWMEVISPLLAVFGHNYSIFLLERSATGRLRLRGGAGGAPFVGGAFGIWPPSLLIIVPIGAFILFIIGYASLTTMSTALIAIAIFTIRAIWFDSPWQYIFYGVIGEVLLLWALRPNIRRLLNGTERLVGLRAKRQRVSLNSNNHSSSSSVSSS; this comes from the coding sequence ATGATCGTAAAAATCCTATTGTTGTCACTCATCGCTTACCTTCTTGGCTCAATCCCTGTTGGTTTGATTCTGGTCAAATTGAGCACCGGTAAAGACCTCCGTCAAATTGAAAGCGGTCGCACAGGTGGCACCAACGCTGGTCGAGCAGCAGGTTTCTGGGTTGGTTTTTTGACCGCTTTATTAGACGGACTAAAAGCTGCCATCGCTGTCTGGTTAACAAGAGCGCTGTTGCCCAATCTGACCTGGATGGAAGTTATTTCCCCGCTGCTGGCGGTGTTTGGACATAACTATTCGATTTTTCTACTTGAACGCTCCGCAACTGGCAGGCTGAGATTGCGTGGTGGCGCTGGCGGTGCTCCCTTTGTGGGTGGCGCCTTTGGGATTTGGCCGCCAAGTTTATTAATTATTGTGCCAATAGGAGCCTTTATTCTGTTCATTATCGGTTATGCTTCCCTCACGACCATGAGCACAGCTCTAATCGCCATCGCCATTTTCACCATACGCGCAATCTGGTTCGACTCGCCATGGCAATATATCTTTTATGGTGTAATCGGCGAAGTCCTGCTGTTATGGGCTTTGCGGCCCAACATCCGTCGGCTGCTTAACGGTACCGAACGACTGGTCGGTCTGCGAGCAAAACGCCAGCGGGTCTCCTTGAATAGCAACAATCACTCTTCCTCTTCTTCTGTGTCTTCCTCGTAG
- a CDS encoding Mov34/MPN/PAD-1 family protein: protein MDEVYFIPQELLQKIESYLQENLPEEGCGLLGGQDHTFQSWIPVPNVLRSPTRYRMEPEAQLKAFLYFEENQQDLLGIVHSHPTGPDKPSQTDLKEAYYPEAVYFIFYRTNEQWQYKAYRINQNHYIPVEIHTLK from the coding sequence ATGGATGAAGTCTACTTTATCCCACAAGAGCTGCTCCAAAAAATAGAATCCTACCTGCAGGAAAACCTTCCAGAAGAAGGTTGTGGGCTTTTAGGAGGACAAGACCATACTTTCCAAAGCTGGATTCCGGTCCCAAATGTCCTCAGAAGTCCTACCCGTTACCGTATGGAACCAGAAGCGCAGTTAAAAGCTTTTCTTTACTTTGAGGAGAACCAACAAGACTTATTAGGGATTGTACACTCTCATCCCACAGGACCGGATAAACCATCCCAAACCGATTTGAAAGAAGCATATTATCCAGAGGCAGTATATTTTATATTCTATCGGACCAATGAACAATGGCAGTATAAAGCTTATCGCATCAACCAAAACCACTACATACCGGTTGAAATTCACACCCTGAAGTAA